A DNA window from Halomonas zincidurans B6 contains the following coding sequences:
- a CDS encoding antibiotic biosynthesis monooxygenase family protein: MFIAMNRFRVNPERVDEFEQIWLERETHLQGLPGFIEFHMLRGPKEEDHVLYASHTLWRSREDFEAWTHSEAFRAAHANAGQSRREGLYLGPPKFEGFEVIQTIAKNNDA; encoded by the coding sequence GTGTTCATCGCCATGAATCGTTTCCGGGTGAATCCCGAGAGAGTTGATGAGTTCGAACAGATATGGCTCGAGCGGGAGACCCACCTGCAGGGCCTGCCCGGCTTCATCGAGTTTCACATGCTACGCGGCCCCAAGGAGGAAGACCACGTGCTCTACGCCTCGCATACCCTCTGGCGTTCGCGCGAGGATTTCGAGGCCTGGACGCACTCCGAGGCGTTTCGCGCCGCACATGCCAATGCCGGCCAGAGCCGCCGTGAGGGGCTTTATCTCGGCCCGCCGAAGTTCGAGGGCTTCGAGGTCATCCAGACCATCGCCAAGAACAACGATGCCTGA
- a CDS encoding cytochrome b: MSDRERYSPVSIINHWVTALLVVVMLALGYAAYAAPSGTVRSYILGIHISLGFFVLIFIFWRVSFRLYKGFPENLGKTAIERQTAYVVHRVILILLVFQVLTGPLYLFSVGECVDVFGWFSVCLPMTSPTTIYQTVGWIHIYNGMYIIPALLILHFLGAIRHYASRKTQETPADM, encoded by the coding sequence ATGTCTGATCGCGAACGCTACTCGCCTGTATCCATTATCAACCACTGGGTTACGGCACTTCTTGTCGTTGTAATGCTCGCGCTGGGCTATGCAGCCTACGCAGCACCGTCAGGGACGGTCAGAAGCTATATCCTGGGAATACATATATCCTTGGGATTTTTTGTATTGATCTTCATCTTCTGGCGGGTATCATTCAGATTGTACAAAGGGTTTCCCGAGAACCTCGGCAAAACCGCAATAGAGCGACAGACTGCTTACGTAGTTCACAGGGTGATATTGATCCTGTTGGTTTTTCAGGTTTTAACAGGACCACTGTATCTGTTTAGCGTGGGTGAATGCGTAGATGTGTTCGGATGGTTTTCTGTCTGCCTGCCCATGACAAGCCCAACAACAATTTATCAAACGGTGGGGTGGATTCATATATATAATGGCATGTACATTATTCCTGCCTTGCTCATTCTGCATTTCCTCGGCGCCATCCGACACTATGCAAGCAGAAAGACACAGGAAACGCCTGCCGACATGTAG
- a CDS encoding ArsR/SmtB family transcription factor, which translates to MDNIIAIEAFAALSQSTRLETFRLLVRHEPDGLPAGEIARLLDVPHNTLSTHLGVLARAGLVVSRRHSRSVIYSASLERMRETLSFLVRDCCAGHPELCEPLLRELQPCCPTDEGDSA; encoded by the coding sequence ATGGACAATATAATCGCTATCGAGGCGTTCGCCGCGCTCTCCCAATCGACCCGCCTGGAAACCTTCCGGTTACTGGTACGCCACGAGCCGGACGGACTGCCCGCGGGGGAGATCGCACGCCTGCTGGATGTGCCGCACAACACGCTGTCGACGCACCTGGGCGTCCTGGCGCGAGCCGGCCTGGTGGTCTCGCGCCGGCACAGCCGCTCGGTGATCTATAGCGCCAGCCTGGAGCGCATGCGTGAAACGCTGAGCTTTCTGGTGCGGGACTGTTGTGCGGGGCATCCCGAGCTGTGCGAGCCGCTACTTCGGGAGCTACAACCCTGCTGCCCAACCGATGAGGGAGACTCAGCATGA
- the arsC gene encoding arsenate reductase (glutaredoxin) (This arsenate reductase requires both glutathione and glutaredoxin to convert arsenate to arsenite, after which the efflux transporter formed by ArsA and ArsB can extrude the arsenite from the cell, providing resistance.), giving the protein MISVIYHNPDCGTSRNTLAMMRQSGEEPHVIEYLKTPPTRDTLVELLAAMAITPRALLRRKGTPYDALGLDDPALSDDQLIDAMLAHPILINRPIVVTEKGTRLCRPSETVLALLPDPVSEFTKEDGEIVRSGGTSS; this is encoded by the coding sequence ATGATCAGCGTCATCTATCACAACCCCGACTGCGGCACCTCCCGTAATACCCTGGCGATGATGCGCCAGTCCGGGGAAGAGCCGCACGTCATCGAGTACCTGAAGACGCCGCCCACCCGGGATACGCTCGTCGAGCTGCTGGCGGCCATGGCTATCACTCCCCGAGCGCTGTTGCGTCGCAAGGGCACGCCCTACGACGCGCTGGGCCTGGACGATCCCGCGCTCAGCGACGACCAGTTGATCGATGCCATGCTGGCGCATCCTATCCTGATCAATCGCCCCATCGTGGTAACCGAAAAGGGTACGCGGCTGTGCCGGCCCTCCGAGACAGTGCTGGCGCTGCTGCCCGATCCAGTGAGCGAATTCACCAAGGAAGATGGCGAGATCGTACGTTCTGGAGGAACTTCATCGTGA
- the arsH gene encoding arsenical resistance protein ArsH — protein MSPDQLPNIDPEHLHPIDVNALVGPDQPRHPPRILVLYGSLRERSYSRLVSEEAGRLLRWYGCEVRTFDPAGLPLADDADASHPKVQALRELAEWSEGMVWVSPERHGAMTGLMKTQIDWIPLALGGVRPTQGKTLAVMQVSGGSQSFNAVNQLRILGRWMRMLTIPNQSSVPKAFHEFDEAERMRLSPLYLRIVDVCEELVKFTLLTRGRSAYLTDRYSERIESAEAVSRRVNQKTH, from the coding sequence GTGAGCCCGGATCAACTGCCCAACATTGACCCTGAACATTTACATCCCATTGATGTTAATGCGTTGGTCGGCCCAGACCAGCCCCGCCATCCGCCACGTATTCTGGTGCTATATGGTTCACTGCGGGAGCGCTCCTACTCGCGGCTGGTGTCGGAGGAAGCCGGGCGTTTGCTGCGCTGGTACGGTTGCGAGGTGCGCACGTTCGACCCCGCCGGCCTGCCGCTGGCGGACGATGCCGACGCCAGCCACCCGAAGGTGCAGGCGCTGCGTGAACTGGCCGAGTGGAGCGAGGGCATGGTATGGGTCAGCCCCGAGCGCCACGGCGCCATGACCGGCCTCATGAAAACCCAGATCGACTGGATTCCGCTGGCGCTGGGCGGCGTGCGTCCGACCCAGGGCAAGACGCTGGCGGTGATGCAGGTCTCCGGCGGCAGCCAGAGCTTCAATGCCGTCAATCAACTGCGCATTCTCGGTCGCTGGATGCGCATGCTGACCATCCCCAACCAGTCCTCGGTGCCCAAGGCCTTCCATGAGTTCGATGAGGCGGAGCGAATGCGGCTGTCGCCGCTCTACCTGCGCATCGTCGATGTCTGTGAGGAGCTGGTGAAGTTCACATTGCTGACACGGGGCCGCTCGGCGTATCTGACGGATCGCTACTCGGAGCGAATCGAGAGCGCCGAAGCGGTTTCCAGGCGCGTCAACCAGAAAACGCACTGA